In a single window of the Roseiconus lacunae genome:
- a CDS encoding sugar MFS transporter — translation MTSPQSIESEVSSPEMSESQTPAVVPRQYLLPFALTTTCFALWGFANDFTNPLVKVYENVFIITTSQASWLQFAFYTGYFCMALPASLFIRRFSYKAAIMVGFGFYALGALLAVPAASTATFGLFLLGSYVLTYGLAFLETACNPYILAMGPRETATQRLNLAQAFNPVGSLIGMSVATLVLAPQLQTGEFREKLGDRDPAVTQYLIVDPSAAAPSTQLADGSTVAVYSELPDFRSEVGTLDAAVPDALKGFRANDPDGFAAMQRSDLDAVKMPYIVIAVIVTLFLVTYAMTKMPKFSKERGDVAFGETVRNIFGQARFREGVAAQGFYVGGQIMCWTFIVHYGMEQVGLSLAEAQSYNIVAMVIFLCSRWVCTALLRFFSPGRMLTGFACGAFVFTVGAIYLPGKTGLISLVLVSGCMSLMFPTIYGIALNSLTEEESKLGSAFLIMAIVGGAVLTKAQGGLIDAYSVRTSFWLPAACFVLIALYGIRTFTKFESETGTIS, via the coding sequence ATGACGTCACCGCAAAGCATTGAAAGTGAGGTTTCGTCGCCGGAAATGTCGGAATCTCAAACGCCTGCCGTGGTCCCCCGGCAATACTTGCTTCCCTTTGCGTTGACCACCACCTGTTTCGCACTTTGGGGATTCGCCAACGACTTTACCAATCCCTTGGTCAAGGTCTACGAGAACGTCTTCATCATCACGACGTCGCAGGCGTCGTGGCTGCAATTCGCGTTTTACACCGGCTACTTTTGCATGGCTCTGCCGGCGTCACTGTTTATCCGGCGGTTCTCATACAAGGCCGCCATCATGGTCGGTTTCGGCTTCTATGCACTCGGTGCCCTGTTGGCCGTGCCGGCAGCATCGACGGCCACGTTCGGACTGTTTCTGTTGGGCTCGTACGTGTTGACGTATGGATTGGCATTTTTAGAAACCGCGTGTAACCCGTATATCCTGGCGATGGGGCCTCGTGAAACGGCGACGCAACGATTGAATCTGGCTCAGGCGTTTAACCCAGTCGGATCGTTGATCGGCATGAGCGTCGCAACGCTTGTTCTCGCACCCCAACTTCAAACCGGTGAGTTTCGCGAGAAGCTGGGCGACCGCGATCCCGCGGTGACCCAGTACTTGATCGTCGATCCCTCGGCGGCGGCGCCGAGCACTCAACTAGCTGACGGTTCGACGGTCGCCGTTTACTCGGAACTGCCTGATTTTCGTAGCGAAGTCGGCACCTTGGACGCCGCGGTACCCGACGCGCTTAAGGGCTTCCGGGCGAACGATCCCGATGGCTTCGCTGCCATGCAGCGTTCCGATCTGGATGCGGTCAAGATGCCTTACATCGTGATCGCCGTGATTGTGACTTTGTTCCTCGTCACCTATGCGATGACCAAGATGCCGAAGTTTTCCAAAGAACGTGGTGATGTGGCCTTCGGAGAAACGGTCCGCAATATCTTCGGTCAAGCTCGATTTCGCGAAGGCGTCGCGGCTCAGGGATTTTACGTCGGCGGGCAAATCATGTGCTGGACATTCATCGTCCACTACGGCATGGAACAAGTCGGGTTATCGCTGGCCGAGGCACAGTCATACAACATCGTGGCGATGGTGATATTCCTGTGCAGCCGTTGGGTTTGTACGGCGCTGCTACGTTTCTTTAGCCCGGGCAGAATGCTAACCGGATTTGCCTGCGGAGCGTTCGTATTCACTGTCGGTGCGATCTACCTTCCGGGAAAAACGGGACTGATCAGTCTGGTTCTGGTCTCGGGTTGCATGTCATTGATGTTCCCGACGATCTACGGGATCGCGCTAAATTCGCTGACGGAAGAAGAGTCTAAGCTTGGATCCGCATTTCTCATCATGGCGATCGTCGGAGGGGCGGTGCTGACGAAAGCTCAAGGAGGCTTGATCGACGCGTACTCCGTTCGCACTTCATTCTGGTTGCCGGCGGCCTGCTTCGTCCTGATCGCACTGTACGGCATTCGAACCTTTACAAAGTTCGAATCGGAAACCGGAACAATATCATGA
- a CDS encoding AraC family transcriptional regulator, which produces MTVEPDFVSRQTHDARRFYLNLQPQDGQPLSLVCGGVERMDPDYVVERSDFAYYVVEWVSEGRGVLTMGGKEHDLATGSLFAYGPGVPHRIVNLPPDNMRKYYLDLAGTEAADSLARLGLLNGRPVTVARPHELVELWNLIDREVRDVADHSHAICEMLVRVFLQKIQQRMVSSRAGESSEAFQTFEMTRRLIEEHFLEFRTVEEVASEIGFSPIYLSRLFKRFAGSGAYRYLLRLRMNYAAELILERGLKVSAVADRLQYSDAFQFSRAFKRVYGVPPSSLSKTFLIDGGGTH; this is translated from the coding sequence ATGACCGTTGAACCCGATTTTGTCTCTCGTCAAACCCATGACGCGAGACGTTTTTACCTGAACCTGCAGCCGCAGGATGGGCAACCGCTGTCGCTGGTATGCGGCGGGGTCGAACGGATGGACCCCGACTATGTCGTTGAACGAAGCGACTTTGCGTATTACGTGGTCGAGTGGGTCAGCGAGGGGCGTGGCGTGTTGACGATGGGAGGGAAGGAGCATGATTTGGCAACCGGTTCGTTGTTTGCTTATGGTCCCGGCGTCCCCCATCGAATTGTTAATCTGCCGCCGGACAACATGCGGAAGTACTACCTCGACCTGGCGGGGACAGAGGCGGCCGATTCGCTAGCGAGGCTGGGCTTGCTTAACGGTCGCCCGGTCACGGTCGCACGTCCCCACGAGCTTGTCGAGTTATGGAACCTGATTGACCGCGAAGTGCGTGATGTCGCCGATCACTCACACGCCATTTGCGAGATGCTCGTACGGGTCTTCCTGCAAAAGATTCAGCAGCGGATGGTTTCTTCGCGAGCCGGCGAATCCTCCGAAGCTTTCCAAACTTTCGAGATGACCCGGCGACTGATCGAGGAACATTTTCTTGAATTTCGGACGGTCGAAGAAGTCGCCTCCGAGATCGGGTTTTCACCGATCTATCTTTCGAGGCTGTTCAAACGCTTCGCAGGATCCGGCGCTTATCGTTATCTATTGCGTTTGCGGATGAACTATGCGGCGGAGCTAATCCTTGAACGTGGATTAAAGGTCAGTGCCGTAGCAGATCGGCTTCAATACTCAGACGCGTTCCAGTTTTCACGCGCATTCAAGCGAGTCTACGGGGTCCCTCCGAGTTCGCTTTCGAAGACTTTTTTGATCGATGGCGGTGGGACGCATTGA
- the arsA gene encoding arsenical pump-driving ATPase, translating to MRFLEHPTRHLFFTGKGGVGKTSMSCASAVSLADAGRRVLLVSTDPASNLDEVLGTTLSGKPTPVRGVDHLWAMNIDPEQAAADYRERMVGPYRGVLPEAAIENMEEQFSGSCTLEIAAFDEFAKLLGDEATTSDFDHIVFDTAPTGHTLRLLTLPSAWSGYIESNTSGTSCIGPLAGLQEQQRIYQATKQRLGDAAETTLVLVTRPEPSALQEAQRTSEELRSLGVNNQHLVINGTFKATDPSDPIAIAMQLRCAEAIDNLPKGLVSLEQTSVRLASGGLIGINALRQIRGLGIDAENDTAPSDEVKVSSGPMFSMDGFTSLRSLVDQFAEQRHGVIMTMGKGGVGKTSVAAAVAVALAERGLKVHLSTTDPAAHLQSALADEGLDGLSISRIDPAEVTNRYRREVMQTAGADLDEQGKALLDEDLRSPCTEEIAVFRAFAESIAEGKDGIVVLDTAPTGHTVLLLDSALAYHREVTRQSSQMPESVEELLPRLRDPDFTRILVVTLPESTPVHEAASLQRDLRRADIEPYAWVINQSLSPLPLRDPTLVGRQRNEQSYLNEVRSLHSKRTVLVPWHPVQPTGIAGLRRFVAQVKLKQEDTTVSIS from the coding sequence ATGCGATTTCTTGAACATCCCACTCGGCATCTTTTTTTTACCGGCAAAGGTGGTGTCGGAAAGACCTCGATGTCGTGCGCCAGCGCCGTCTCGCTGGCGGATGCCGGTCGACGTGTCCTTTTGGTTTCCACCGATCCGGCATCGAATTTGGATGAAGTGCTGGGGACGACGCTTTCGGGCAAGCCCACGCCGGTCAGGGGTGTCGATCATCTCTGGGCAATGAACATTGATCCGGAACAGGCCGCCGCCGATTACCGTGAACGGATGGTTGGACCTTACCGTGGCGTATTGCCGGAAGCTGCGATCGAGAACATGGAAGAACAGTTCTCGGGATCATGTACGCTGGAAATCGCAGCCTTCGACGAATTTGCAAAATTGCTCGGCGACGAAGCCACAACAAGTGATTTTGATCACATCGTTTTTGACACGGCTCCTACCGGTCACACCTTACGGCTTCTGACCCTGCCATCGGCTTGGTCTGGCTACATCGAATCGAATACCTCGGGGACGTCATGCATCGGCCCGTTGGCTGGCTTGCAAGAGCAGCAGCGGATCTATCAGGCCACCAAACAGCGACTCGGTGACGCCGCGGAAACCACCTTGGTCTTGGTCACGCGGCCAGAGCCATCGGCACTTCAAGAAGCCCAGCGCACCAGTGAGGAACTGCGTTCGCTGGGCGTCAATAACCAGCACTTGGTGATCAACGGAACCTTCAAGGCAACTGACCCCTCCGATCCGATTGCCATTGCGATGCAGCTCCGATGTGCTGAGGCGATCGACAACCTACCGAAAGGACTGGTTTCGCTTGAGCAAACGTCGGTGCGTTTGGCATCGGGGGGATTGATCGGAATCAATGCGCTGCGGCAGATTCGTGGTCTCGGTATCGATGCCGAGAACGACACCGCTCCTTCCGATGAAGTAAAGGTTTCGTCGGGACCAATGTTTTCGATGGATGGATTCACATCGCTCCGTTCCTTAGTAGACCAGTTTGCCGAGCAGAGGCATGGTGTGATCATGACCATGGGCAAAGGCGGGGTCGGGAAAACGAGCGTGGCCGCTGCGGTTGCGGTCGCCTTGGCCGAACGTGGGCTGAAGGTTCATCTGTCGACAACCGATCCGGCCGCCCATTTGCAGTCTGCCCTGGCAGACGAAGGCCTCGATGGCCTTTCGATCAGCCGGATCGATCCGGCGGAGGTCACCAACCGATACCGTCGTGAAGTGATGCAAACCGCGGGAGCTGATTTGGACGAACAGGGCAAGGCGCTGCTGGACGAAGATTTGCGATCACCGTGCACCGAAGAGATTGCCGTTTTTCGGGCCTTTGCCGAATCGATCGCAGAAGGAAAAGACGGCATCGTGGTGCTCGATACCGCTCCGACCGGACACACCGTGCTCCTGCTTGATTCGGCCTTGGCTTATCACCGCGAAGTCACACGCCAGTCATCCCAGATGCCGGAGAGTGTCGAAGAGTTGTTGCCGCGGCTTCGTGATCCTGACTTCACTCGAATCTTAGTGGTGACTCTGCCAGAGTCGACGCCGGTGCACGAAGCGGCATCGCTACAAAGAGACCTCAGACGCGCCGACATTGAACCATATGCATGGGTGATCAATCAGTCGCTCAGTCCCCTCCCGCTTCGTGATCCGACGCTGGTGGGTCGTCAGCGTAACGAGCAGTCGTATCTTAATGAAGTTCGATCGTTGCATTCCAAACGAACGGTGTTGGTCCCTTGGCACCCTGTTCAGCCGACGGGGATCGCAGGGCTTCGTCGTTTCGTCGCTCAAGTGAAACTAAAACAGGAAGACACCACTGTTTCAATCAGTTAA
- a CDS encoding aldo/keto reductase yields the protein MSITTLPTRPLGNTGLDLPILSFGASSLGAEFRNVEMSEVFASVHAALELGMNLIDTSPYYGRGMSEVLLGVALKNVPRDQYMLCTKLGRYDVQHFDFSAKRVAESIDVSLHRLGTDHLDIVLCHDIEFVPLAQIIEETIPAVKAAKQAGKVRAIGISGYPMKVFNEVASQTDLDCVMSYNQYTLQNTRLVDDVLPHLKPKGVGVMNAGPFAARLLTNAELPSWHKDSTEVKQAARSAAELCQSRGVDIAKLALQFSCNHPDLATTVSGSANPNNIRKWAEWISEPIDEELLGDVLKVLEPVHNISHTEGLPENN from the coding sequence ATGAGCATCACCACACTACCCACCCGGCCGCTGGGCAATACCGGCCTCGATCTACCGATCCTTAGCTTTGGCGCGTCGTCGTTAGGTGCCGAGTTTCGCAACGTCGAAATGTCAGAAGTGTTCGCCAGTGTGCACGCCGCACTGGAGCTTGGGATGAATCTGATCGACACCTCGCCTTACTACGGGCGCGGCATGTCAGAAGTCCTGCTAGGGGTCGCACTTAAAAACGTCCCACGCGACCAATACATGCTTTGCACCAAGCTGGGCCGTTACGACGTCCAGCATTTCGATTTTTCGGCCAAACGCGTTGCCGAAAGTATCGACGTCAGTTTGCATCGCTTAGGAACCGATCACCTCGACATCGTCCTTTGCCACGACATCGAATTCGTGCCGCTGGCGCAAATCATCGAAGAAACGATTCCGGCCGTCAAAGCAGCCAAGCAAGCCGGCAAAGTTCGCGCGATTGGCATTAGCGGCTATCCGATGAAGGTGTTCAACGAAGTCGCTTCGCAAACCGACCTCGATTGCGTCATGTCGTACAACCAGTACACATTGCAAAACACTCGGTTGGTCGACGACGTGTTACCGCATCTCAAACCCAAAGGCGTCGGCGTGATGAATGCCGGCCCTTTTGCGGCGCGTTTGCTAACCAATGCAGAACTTCCGAGCTGGCACAAGGACTCGACCGAAGTGAAGCAGGCGGCACGCTCGGCCGCTGAACTTTGTCAAAGTCGTGGTGTCGACATCGCCAAGCTGGCACTTCAGTTCTCATGCAATCATCCCGACCTCGCAACGACGGTCTCCGGGAGCGCGAACCCGAACAACATTCGCAAATGGGCCGAATGGATCAGCGAACCGATCGACGAAGAACTGCTCGGCGATGTACTGAAAGTCCTCGAACCGGTTCACAACATCAGCCACACCGAAGGGCTTCCGGAGAACAACTAG
- a CDS encoding zinc-binding alcohol dehydrogenase family protein: MKALQISEIKTWKRIDIPEPGAPGAGEALVRVHRMGVCGTDVGCYLGKFPFFAFPRIPGHELGVEVIAVGDGVKNVKPGDRCCVEPYLNCGECDSCRRGHTNCCEHNQTFGVMCDGGLTDQVILPARKLHQAGSLSYEQAALVETLAIGCHAVDRGAPKASENALILGAGPIGLSALEFARLADANVIVADINQQRLDFVSESMGVDKTVLLNGTDQDIDAIRRLGGGRLADVIVDATGNHHSMVRAFEFAAFAARVVYVGITQNDLHFPHAPVFHRRELTLMASRNALPTDFSRIIRLIEEGKINTDPWITHHASFDDVPDVFDQWIAPDSGVIKAMIEVTA, encoded by the coding sequence ATGAAAGCTTTGCAGATCAGTGAGATCAAAACGTGGAAGCGAATCGACATTCCAGAACCAGGCGCCCCTGGGGCCGGTGAAGCACTCGTTCGCGTTCATCGGATGGGCGTCTGCGGTACAGATGTTGGTTGCTATCTCGGAAAGTTTCCTTTCTTCGCGTTCCCACGAATTCCCGGGCACGAGCTCGGCGTCGAAGTCATCGCGGTCGGTGACGGCGTCAAGAATGTCAAGCCCGGTGATCGTTGCTGCGTCGAGCCGTACCTGAACTGCGGCGAGTGCGATTCCTGCCGACGTGGGCATACCAACTGTTGTGAGCACAACCAAACGTTTGGCGTGATGTGTGACGGAGGACTAACAGATCAAGTCATCCTTCCCGCGCGAAAATTGCATCAGGCTGGTTCGCTGAGCTACGAACAAGCGGCACTGGTCGAGACGTTGGCCATTGGCTGCCACGCCGTCGATCGTGGGGCGCCAAAGGCGAGCGAAAACGCGCTGATCCTTGGCGCGGGCCCGATAGGCTTATCCGCCTTGGAATTCGCTCGGCTCGCCGATGCGAACGTAATCGTCGCTGACATCAACCAACAACGCTTGGATTTTGTGTCCGAATCAATGGGCGTCGACAAGACGGTGCTCCTCAACGGAACCGATCAAGACATCGATGCGATTCGGCGGCTTGGCGGCGGACGACTTGCTGATGTGATCGTGGATGCGACCGGAAATCATCACAGCATGGTGCGGGCGTTCGAGTTTGCCGCGTTCGCCGCTCGTGTGGTCTACGTCGGCATCACTCAAAACGACTTGCATTTTCCCCACGCCCCTGTCTTCCACCGCCGCGAGTTGACCTTGATGGCCAGCCGCAACGCTTTGCCAACTGATTTTTCACGAATCATCCGCCTGATCGAAGAAGGAAAAATCAACACCGATCCTTGGATCACACATCATGCCTCGTTCGACGATGTGCCGGACGTATTCGATCAATGGATCGCGCCTGATTCGGGGGTCATCAAGGCGATGATCGAGGTCACAGCATGA
- a CDS encoding tagaturonate epimerase family protein: protein MQLEKLTFGVGDRFAHQAAAQLRAFQQAADSGVDVVPVWNKSNREHQFVGSEPASVKAAAQVAVNDLGWSKSWYVDADHIQRSTVDPYLNCSDFFTIDVADFIGNAIDEEAITRFVDAHGELIGELNLPGMQAAYSVDREFVTRVARQYLGACQAAGDIYRYIADAKGEDNFIAEVSMDETDSPQTPPELMVILAALADQKIRLQTIAPKFTGRFNKGVDYVGDVQQFDREFNEDLAVIAEAIRRYQLPENLKLSVHSGSDKFSIYPVIREAIQNKNIGIHVKTAGTTWLEELIGLSEAGGDGFELAKEIYAYSLGHIDELCSPYASVIDIDPSALPSVDEVNGWDGPKLASTLRHIPHDPQFNPNVRQLLHVAFKVAAKTGDRYLDLLKANEAIVGEQVTQNLFDRHMKPLFIG from the coding sequence ATGCAACTTGAAAAACTTACCTTTGGCGTGGGCGATCGATTTGCCCATCAGGCAGCAGCGCAATTACGCGCATTCCAACAAGCGGCGGATTCCGGCGTGGACGTGGTCCCGGTTTGGAACAAATCCAATCGGGAACACCAGTTCGTCGGATCCGAGCCGGCCAGCGTGAAAGCCGCGGCGCAAGTGGCCGTCAACGATTTGGGCTGGAGCAAAAGCTGGTATGTGGATGCCGACCATATTCAACGTTCGACCGTCGATCCGTACTTGAATTGCAGCGACTTTTTCACGATCGACGTTGCCGATTTCATCGGAAATGCGATCGACGAAGAAGCAATCACGCGATTCGTCGACGCCCATGGCGAATTGATCGGCGAACTGAATTTGCCAGGCATGCAGGCGGCCTACAGCGTCGACCGTGAATTCGTGACACGAGTCGCACGGCAGTACTTAGGCGCCTGCCAAGCTGCCGGCGACATCTATCGCTACATCGCTGACGCTAAAGGAGAAGACAACTTCATCGCCGAAGTTTCGATGGACGAAACGGATTCGCCACAAACTCCTCCCGAGTTAATGGTGATCCTGGCGGCCCTGGCCGACCAGAAAATTCGCTTGCAAACCATCGCCCCCAAATTCACCGGACGATTCAACAAAGGCGTTGACTATGTCGGAGACGTCCAACAGTTCGATCGGGAATTCAACGAGGACCTGGCAGTCATCGCCGAAGCGATCCGACGGTATCAATTACCAGAGAACTTGAAACTGAGTGTTCATAGCGGCAGCGATAAGTTCAGCATTTATCCCGTCATCCGCGAAGCGATCCAAAACAAGAACATTGGCATCCATGTGAAGACGGCCGGGACCACTTGGTTGGAAGAGTTGATCGGGTTGTCCGAAGCGGGCGGAGATGGGTTTGAATTGGCGAAAGAGATTTATGCATATTCGCTCGGGCACATCGACGAGCTTTGCTCGCCATACGCCAGTGTGATCGATATCGACCCGTCGGCGCTGCCATCGGTCGACGAGGTTAACGGGTGGGACGGCCCCAAGTTGGCATCAACGCTTCGGCACATCCCCCATGACCCACAGTTCAACCCGAACGTTCGCCAGCTACTGCACGTCGCGTTCAAGGTCGCCGCGAAAACCGGAGATCGGTACCTCGATCTGCTCAAAGCGAACGAAGCGATCGTCGGCGAACAGGTCACGCAGAACCTCTTTGATCGCCATATGAAACCATTGTTTATCGGATAA
- a CDS encoding arsenate-mycothiol transferase ArsC, with the protein MTFDSLSTRSKVQCFEPIIRWLRDRDIEQGLIPASRRAELSQLADYVRQSLDRSGTAKLTFVCTHNSRRSHLSQIWAKVAADACGLEGVETYSGGTEATAMNLRVVASLRRSGLLVETDEAEAENPVYRIRYSEQAEPMDCFSKVYSDPPNPSTDYAAIMTCSSADDACPIVPGCDLRLPIRYEDPKVADDSEREAEVYDDRSKQIGREMLAVMMAVR; encoded by the coding sequence ATGACTTTTGATTCGCTATCGACTCGTTCCAAGGTTCAGTGTTTCGAACCGATCATCCGATGGCTTCGTGACCGTGATATCGAACAGGGGCTAATCCCCGCATCACGCCGCGCGGAGCTTTCGCAACTTGCAGACTATGTTCGGCAGAGTCTCGATCGTTCGGGGACGGCAAAGCTAACTTTCGTTTGCACTCACAATTCTCGGCGTAGCCACTTATCGCAGATTTGGGCCAAGGTCGCCGCGGACGCGTGCGGCCTTGAAGGCGTAGAGACGTATTCGGGAGGCACCGAAGCAACCGCGATGAACTTGCGGGTCGTCGCTTCGTTGCGGCGATCGGGATTACTGGTCGAAACAGACGAAGCGGAAGCTGAGAATCCCGTTTATCGGATACGGTACTCGGAACAGGCTGAGCCCATGGATTGTTTCTCCAAAGTTTACAGCGATCCACCGAATCCGAGTACTGACTACGCGGCTATCATGACCTGTTCGAGCGCCGACGATGCATGCCCGATCGTTCCGGGGTGCGATTTGCGTTTGCCGATCCGCTACGAAGATCCCAAAGTCGCCGACGACTCTGAACGGGAAGCAGAAGTCTACGATGACCGATCAAAACAAATTGGACGCGAGATGTTGGCGGTCATGATGGCCGTCCGGTAA